Genomic window (Equus asinus isolate D_3611 breed Donkey chromosome 13, EquAss-T2T_v2, whole genome shotgun sequence):
TGTGTGCTATTAACCTGAAACAGCTTTCAGCCATGAATTCCACAGATGGACTTTAGCAATATAAGAAATGTGTAACTGTCCTTTAAATTGTGTCTTGGTGTCTCATCATTTATTTTGGTGAAAAGAGAAGGTAGTCATCAGTATTCGTTCTGTATTAAGGACTTCTGATTAACTTCCAAAGTTTATCTTTTCACATCTCCCCAGTAGTGaatttttaatgtactttttctGGTCATTCTGTAAGAAGTGTTTTCTAAGATTGAACGGAATAATTAGGTTCCATTTTTTTAGAGTGGCAAATTAATTTAGACTACTGGGCTCCCACAGTGTCCTATTTCATAGCCTTAATCGCTACGGCTCTTTAGATGAGTGGGCCAGTGTTAGTAGGAATAGAGAGGGTCGATTGGCTGTGTTCTCTtaacaaaggacttgaataagtAACTTTCACAAAAGAAGTACACATagtcaataaatatgaaaaacatcaaacaatcaaagatgatatttaaaaagaGATAACATTTCTCCTTATTAAATTggcaatgatttaaaaaatgctgttttggcaaggatatggaggaaATGGGAACTCATAAACCACCGGTGGGAGTATAAAATTGTACAAACTTTttagagggcaatttggcaacatAAACCTTAATGTTCTTACCTTTTGATCTAGCTATTGCATTTCAAGTTCATCCtaaggaagtaataaaaaatgTTCATTAATAGATAAGAACAAAAACCCTCAACAGCATTGTTTGCACTAGTGAAAAGTTGGGAGTACTTTATAGCCATTAGAAGTCATGTTCTTGAAGAATATGGGGAAATTTTTgttgtataaaataaaatgtttttatgttaTACTGGGAAAACAAGATAGACAACTATGGATAGTAACCCAGTTATAAAAACGTATATATATTAttgacatatatacacatacacacacacatatatatatatatacacacacacaaacatatacatatatattaaaatctaGGAGGTTATAACTCAAAATGTTAAGAGTGTCCTGTGGCAGGGTTAAGtctgattaaaaaacacaaaaaacaaactccACATAAATCAGTTTTCTGTAAAGCTATGTATTACTTTACCTGGAAATCAAAAAGTATAAAGTCCAATAAAGATGATTTGATATTTTGGGTGCTTAGCCGAGTGTAAGTTAAAGGTTTGTATTCCTCATTAGAAATTGTGtttctggggccggccaggtggcacagcagttaactttgcctggtccacttcagtggcctggggtttgccggctTGGATCCCAGctacagacctacataccacttggcaagccatgctgtggcagcgtcccacatataaaatagaggaagggggccggacccatggccgagtggttaagttcgtgcactctgcttcagctgcccagggtttcaccggtttggatcctgggcgcggacatggcactgctcgtcaagccatgctgaggcggcgtcccacatgccacaactagaaggacccacaactaaaaatagacaactatgtactggggggctttggggagaaagaggaaaaataaaatcttaaaaaaaaaaaatgtagaggaagatgggcacggatgttagctcaaggccagtcttcttcagaaaaaagaggattggcagcagatgttagctcagggctaatcttcctcaaaaaaaaaaaaaattgtgtttcttATTTTGAACCTATATACGTTCATTTATTATCCTTCAATTCTGGAGTCTCAGGATAGAGAGGGAAAACATTCTGAAGTATGCCCTGTGTCTAGAGACACACACCTTTGTGCCATGTGAATTTTAAGCATTCCTAATGTGTCTTTCCCTTGGACCCTGTGTTATCAGAGGTTGAGGATTTTAACACTTCTTCATTTTCCCAAGCACCCTCCTTTACCTTTTTTCATGACCCGTTTGCTTCTAAGGGAGCAATCTGGtttccatgttttatttatttatttaaatttttgcttattctccccaaagccctccagtgcatggttgtatattttagttgtgggtccttctagttgtggcatgtgggatgccgcctcagcatggcttaatgagcagtgctaggaccatgcccaggatctgaaccagtgaaactctgggccactgaagcagagcgcataaacttaaccaatcagccatggggctggcccctccatgtTTTAAGTGAAGACCTTAGGAACTGATTTTTAAACAGTTAGCTTCTTAGTTTCTCCTTTTAGGCTCCTTGGTTCTTTGCCTCATTAAGCTTTTTTTGGCAGTCAGAAATGAAATGGAGATTAGCAATCATAGATGAAAAAGATagacttaaaactttttttccttaggaattGTACATTTCGAGATGTGATGAGAAGGAATGTATGAGCCTAGTGTAGATACCAAGTTCTTCCCATGTCTTCCTGGGTTAGCTGTTGGAACGTATGAAAAAGGAGAGGTTGCTACATTTCCTGAGGTTGTAAAGAAGATTGCAACAAAACCTTTAACCTTGTACTACTCTGTAAGTGAGATAGCAATAGAGCATTTTGAGAGAATGAACAGAAAGTCTCCTGTTGCTTTGTCCGATCCAGTGTGGGAGCATGTCCTGACTGACCTGGTCTACCATGGCCGCCTGTTCTTCTCTGCTGCAGGTGCTGATGGGCATCTTTCTCAGGGGACGTTTCAGCTACAAAATGTGATTGAGTTTACTATGAAGAGAAGGGGTTATTTTTTCCtgatctttttttcctgattaaatATTGACTAAATTTGTGtgggaaatgtttaaaaaatctgCATTTCATCTCCAGTGTAATACATCCTTAAATAATacccttctctgtttttttccagGAATGAGCACCTCCAGACTCCGAATAGGCGATCAAGAGTTTGATTCATTGCCTGCTTTACTGGAATTCTACAAAATACACTATTTGGACACTACAACATTAATAGAACCAGTTTCCAGATCCAGGCAGGGTAGTGGAGTGATTCtcaggcaggaggaggcagagtaTGTGCGAGCCCTCTTTGACTTTAATGGGAATGATGAAGAAGATCTTCCCTTTAAGAAAGGAGACATCCTGAGAATCCGGGATAAGCCTGAAGAGCAGTGGTGGAATGCGGAGGACAGCGAAGGCAAGAGGGGGATGATTCCAGTCCCTTACGTCGAGAAGTATAGACCTGCCTCCGCCTCAGTATCGGCTCTGATTGGAGGTAACCAGGAGGGTTCCCACCCACAGCCATTGGGTGGGCCGGAGCCCGGGCCCTATGCCCAACCCAGCGTCAACACTCCGCTCCCTAACCTCCAGAATGGGCCCATTTATGCCAGGGTAATCCAGAAGCGAGTCCCTAATGCCTACGACAAGACAGCCTTGGCTTTGGAGGTACATAATGTGCAAAATGTAGAAAGAAGAGATCTGCTACAGGGTCTCCCTTTCAAACCTCTTAGAGCTTTGTAGGAATGCTGAATACAAGCACCAGCATTGTGATGTTGTTGTAGATGTCGAACCGTTAAGTACTGATTTTGACAATTAATGttgggttttctcttttttatagaaAACCTGTATTGGAATGAGTAAGCTTAAAACTGTATAACTGAATGTTCTGATTGATCTACTAAACATACTTTGACTACTTTAATAACACTACCTGAATTCACAGAAATtaacctaaaatattttttctcatctaCGTTctaatctctttctttctatcaTTGTCTGAAATAAGGTGGGCTCACACAGGTTTAAGTATAATAAGTGGTCTTTAGGAAAGCCCTTAAATGGAATTTTCCcgcaaaaatataatatttttactttaggGGGATGGAGTTCCTTGCCATTGATTGATTGTGTTCATCAGGTAAGAATTCAGGGGTAATAGAAAAGCATAGTATAGATGTGAAGAGACACCTACCCAAAAGTATTGATTCCAAGGAGCAGCAGGTTTActtagtttttgttgtttaatgCATTTTACAGGCAAGAAGCCACTTCCTCCTATGGAGTAAATTTTtgccttttacttatttttgcctTGGTAGCCCATCTCCTCTTGCTCAGCATTGCattgtgttttttcctttattcctctttttctctttcctcctccctccttctctctcttcctttctgagtTGTGCAGCT
Coding sequences:
- the CRK gene encoding adapter molecule crk isoform X3, yielding MAGNFDSEERSSWYWGRLSRQEAVALLQGQRHGVFLVRDSSTSPGDYVLSVSENSRVSHYIINSSGPRPPLPPSPAQPPPGMSTSRLRIGDQEFDSLPALLEFYKIHYLDTTTLIEPVSRSRQGSGVILRQEEAEYVRALFDFNGNDEEDLPFKKGDILRIRDKPEEQWWNAEDSEGKRGMIPVPYVEKYRPASASVSALIGGR
- the CRK gene encoding adapter molecule crk isoform X2, translating into MAGNFDSEERSSWYWGRLSRQEAVALLQGQRHGVFLVRDSSTSPGDYVLSVSENSRVSHYIINSSGPRPPLPPSPAQPPPGMSTSRLRIGDQEFDSLPALLEFYKIHYLDTTTLIEPVSRSRQGSGVILRQEEAEYVRALFDFNGNDEEDLPFKKGDILRIRDKPEEQWWNAEDSEGKRGMIPVPYVEKYRPASASVSALIGDMKREEAPSIEENVEIVFLNLAGGV
- the CRK gene encoding adapter molecule crk isoform X4; the protein is MAGNFDSEERSSWYWGRLSRQEAVALLQGQRHGVFLVRDSSTSPGDYVLSVSENSRVSHYIINSSGPRPPLPPSPAQPPPGMSTSRLRIGDQEFDSLPALLEFYKIHYLDTTTLIEPVSRSRQGSGVILRQEEAEYVRALFDFNGNDEEDLPFKKGDILRIRDKPEEQWWNAEDSEGKRGMIPVPYVEKYRPASASVSALIGGNQEGSHPQPLGGPEPGPYAQPSVNTPLPNLQNGPIYARVIQKRVPNAYDKTALALEVGELVKVTKINVSGQWEGECNGKRGHFPFTHVRLLDQQNPDEDFS
- the CRK gene encoding adapter molecule crk isoform X1; this translates as MAGNFDSEERSSWYWGRLSRQEAVALLQGQRHGVFLVRDSSTSPGDYVLSVSENSRVSHYIINSSGPRPPLPPSPAQPPPGMSTSRLRIGDQEFDSLPALLEFYKIHYLDTTTLIEPVSRSRQGSGVILRQEEAEYVRALFDFNGNDEEDLPFKKGDILRIRDKPEEQWWNAEDSEGKRGMIPVPYVEKYRPASASVSALIGGNQEGSHPQPLGGPEPGPYAQPSVNTPLPNLQNGPIYARVIQKRVPNAYDKTALALEI